Part of the Syntrophorhabdaceae bacterium genome, TGCTTGCTCAAATGTGGGCAGAAAAGGCATGTTCGCCAATTTTTCTTATCCACGATAGTATCATTTTTGCTGATGTCGATGAAAGGCAAAAAGCGCTGGCACTGGAATTGGCGGCAAAGGAATCTAAAGAGCGAGGATTCCAATATATCTGCACCCTAAACTCGGATGGTATTCCAGAAAAAGATTTCAGCAAAGATTTCGATTTTAGCTCATACGTGAGAAAAGTTTTTACAGATGCAACTGAGGATGGAGGCATACTGGGTATCAGGTTTTGAGGTCATAACATGACAAAAATAATAACCGAATCAGAGGTTGAAGACGCGGCATTGGAGATACTGTCGGGGCTGGGGTACAAAACGCTGTATGGCCCGGACATAGCTCCTGCGCCTGATGGCGTGAAGCCTGAGCGAAGCTCATATTCTGATGTTGTGCTGACAGAAAGGCTGCGCAGCGCGATTGAGAGAATAAATCCAAAAATTCCGGAAGAGGCAAGGGAAGAAGCAGTGAAGAAAGTCCTTCGGGTGGAAAGCCCGGAGTTGATTGTCAATAACCAGCACTTTCACCGGATGGTTGTCAACGGCGTTGATGTTGAATACCGGAACAAGGAAGGCCGCATTGTCGGGGATAAGGTCTGGCTTTTTGATTTTGATGATGTTGGCAATAATGAGTTTGTGGCAGTCAACCAGTTCACAGTGATTGAAGAGAACAACAACCGGAGGCCGGATGTGGTCATATTTGTCAATGGCCTGCCGCTCGCGGTCATTGAGCTAAAGAATCCTGCTGATGAGAATGCAACCGTATGGACAGCCTTTAGCCAGTTTGAAACTTACAAGAAAGAGCTTCCATCCCTGTTTCGCCTGAACAGTGTTTTGGTAATAAGCGACGGCATGGAAGCGAGAGCCGGGACCATCACCTCCAATAAAGAATGGTTCATGCTCTGGAGGACAATCGACGGGACAGAAATAGATTCAGAGACCAGGAGCAAGTCAATGGAAGTGCTCCTGAAAGGCATGTTTGGGAAGAAAACATTTCTTGATTTGCTGAGGCACTTTTTTGTTTTTGAGAAAGAGCAGAATCAACTTTTGAAGAAAATGGCGGGCTATCACCAGTATTATGCGGTCAACAAGGCCATTGAGGCGACTATCGAGGCATCAAGGCCAAAGGGTGACAGGCGCTGCGGCGTTGTCTGGCACAGCCAGGGCTCAGGCAAGAGCCTTACCATGGTGTTCTACACGGGAAAGCTTGTTCTTGCGCTTGATAACCCGACAATTGTTGTGCTCACTGACAGGAACGATTTAGATGACCAGCTTTTTGATACTTTTGGCAGAAACAACGAACTGCTGAGGCAGAAGCCGGTCCAGGCCGAGACGCGCGGTGCGCTTAGGGAGTATCTGAAAGTCGCGTCAGGCGGGGTTGTTTTCACCACGATTCAAAAGTTTCTGCCAGAGGTTAAGGGCGACACCTACCCTATGCTGTCTGACCGGAGAAATATTGTCGTGATAGCTGACGAGGCCCACAGGAGCCAGTACGACTTCATAGACGGATTTGCAAGGCACATGAGGGATGCATTGCCCAAGGCCTCTTTCATAGGCTTCACGGGAACGCCTATCGAGAAAGCCGACAGAAGCACCCCGGCGGTATTCGGCGATTACATCCACATATATGACATGGAGCAGGCAGTCAATGACGGCGCGACAGTGAGGATCTATTATGAGAGCAGGCTTGCAAAGCTTGAGCTAAAGCCCGAGGAAAAGCCAAAGATAGACCCGGAATTCGAGGAAGTCACAGAAGGCGAAGAGGTCCAGAAGAAAGAGAAACTCAAGAGCAAATGGGCGCGGCTCGAAGCAATTGTCGGCAGCGAGAAGCGCATAAAAAGAATTGCCAAGGACATTGTGAGCCACTTTGAAGAGCGGCTTAACGTCCTTGACGGCAAGGGAATGATTGTCTGCATGAGCAGGAGAATATGCGTTGACCTGCATAATGAGATTATCAAGCTGCGGCCTCAATGGTATAAGAAGGACGATGATAAGGGATTCCTGAAAGTCATTATGACCGGCTCTGCCAGTGACCCTACAGATTGGCAGGACCATATAAGAAACAAGAAAAGGCGAAAAGATATTGGCGAAAGGATGAAGAATCCTGGCGACGAACTCAAGCTCGTCATTGTCAGGGATATGTGGCTGACCGGGTTTGACGTAAAGAATCTCCATACAATGTACATAGACAAGCCAATGCGCAGCCACGGCCTCATGCAGGCAATCGCCCGGGTAAACAGGGTTTTCAAGGACAAGCCGGGCGGGCTCATTGTCGATTACATCGGAATAGCAGACGACCTGAAGAAGGCGCTTGCAGAATATACAGAAGGGGACAAAAAGGAAACAGGCGTGCCGCAGGAAGAAATGGTTGCGGTGATGCTTGAAAAGTATGAGATCATCTGTGCGCTCCTCAAGGGTATGGATTATAAAAAGTTCTTCTCTGCCGGGCCAACGGAAAAAATGTCTGTGATAGCCTCCACAATGGACTTTATATTAAAACAAAAAGACGGGCGCGAAAGGTTCATTAAGTACACCGTGGAATTGCTTAAGGCATTTGCCCTGTCTGTTCCGCACGAAGAAGCGCTGAGGATCAGGGATGATGTCGGGTTCTTCCAGGCTCTCAAGGCCCAGTTTGTGAAGACAACCATAACAGCGGGAAAAAGCAAAGAAGAGCTTGACTCAGCGATAAAGCAGATAATCTCCAAGGCCGTCGTCTCTGACAAGGTAATCGACATCTTCGACTCCTTGGGGCTCAAGAAGCCCGATATATCTATTCTCTCTGATGAGTTTCTCGATGAGATCAGGGGCATGCAGCATAAGAATCTGGCCTTTGAGCTTTTGAAAAAGCTTCTTAATGACGAGATAAAAATAAGGTCGCGTAAGAATCTCGTTCTGTCAAAATCATTCGCAGAAATGCTGGAAAAAGCCATCAAGAAATACCAGAACAAGAGTATTGAAACCGCGAAGGTCATTGAAGAACTGATAAAATTAGCCAAGGATATGCGGGAGGCGAACAAGCGTGGTGAAAAGCTGAATCTCACGGAAGCGGAGCTGGCTTTCTACGATGCCCTTGAGGTAAATGACAGCGCCGTAAAGGTGCTCGGCGATGAAATCTTGAGGACCATTGCCCGCAGCCTGGCTAACACAATCAGAAAAAATGTTACCATTGACTGGACCCTGCGTGAAAGTGCGCAGGCACAGTTAAGGGTGATGGTGAAAAGGGTCTTGAAAAAATACGGATACCCGCCAGACAAGCAGAAGAAGGCGACTGAAACCGTCCTCGAACAGGCAACAATGATTGCGAAAGACTGGGCAGAAAAGGCAGCTTAAAAAAATATCCAATTCTGCAAAGGACCAGTGATGGATATCTTTCATGATATGAAAAAATACCGCACGGGGAAAACAGAGGATGGAAAAGACTCATTTAGCATACCCCTTGAAAAAGATCAGGATGGCATGATTGGCCGTGAATGTCCGAACGACGAATGTCAACCAAAGTACTTCAAGATCAGCACGACTATTCCAGATGAAATGGCGAGCAAAGCAAGCGAGTTTTCACAAATAGATTTGACCTGTCCTTATTGCGGGACATCTGCAAACATGCAGCAGTTTCATACAGAAAGCCAGATGGAATGGGTAAAATCAATGATCTTCCGTGATGTATCAAAAACTTTCCAGGACATGATGGGGAAAGCATTCAGGCCAACATCATCGTCACCGAAAGGCATGTTTTCAATCAGCGTTTCTTTCAAGCCAGGATCTCTTCCTAGCGTGCGGCATTATGTTGAGGAGGAGTTAAAACGAACTGTCATTTGCGATGCTTGCAGTTTTAACTATGCGGTTTATGGAATATCTTTTCATTGTCCTTTATGCGGAGAAGGCAACCTGCTCCAGCACCTGAATCGGAGCGCCAATATCATCAGGGTGCTAATTGAAGAATGCGAAAGAATTGCTAGGGAAAAGGGGGCAGATGTAGGCCGCCAAATGATAGGCAATGCTCTTGAGGATGTAGTTAGCCTTTTTGAGGCTTTTCTGAAGCAGATTTATCAGTACGAAATCAAGAAAAGGTTCAACAAAGAAGATGCTGAGAGCAGAATCACAAAGATTAAAACTAATTTTCAACGTCTCGAAGGGGCAGAACTCTTTTTTTCCAGAGATCTTGCCCTGGGCTTGTTTGCTGAATGTAGCCAGGAAAACAAGTTATTTCTTCAAGAGCAGTTTCTAAAGAGACATGTTATTACACATAATTTGGGCCTTATTGATGTGAAATATATTGAAAAAGCCCGGGTTTATGAGAAACAAGGAAATGAACTTGAAATAACACCCGCAGATGTATTGAAAGCACTGGAAATTGTAGAGACTCTCATTACTAATGCTAGTTTCCACCTTAGTAAAAAGGAATAGGAAGAAATGGCAAGTTCTGAACAGAAAAAAGAAAAATTTTTGATAAAGGAATATCAGGCAACCCAGGAAATGATACGGCACTACGATGACCTGACTATGCGGTTTGGCACTATGACTCAAACCGGAGTTCTAATATTTATCGGTTTGGCCTTCGGTCTTTTGAGCAGAGATAGAAGGATATTTTTATACCTGTTTCCTTTTGTCATACTCTTTGTAATAATGTGCAGTATTCTTGTACATATGTGGTTCAAAAGACACAGGAGTATTTCTCAGACCAAGCTACATCGAATCCTTGAGATAGAAAAGGAGTTGGGCTGGAAACAGTTTTCAATGGTTGATGACGCAATTAAATCGGGAAAAATTGAATCCAAGCCCGTAAGGACCATGCTTCTTATCTATCATATAAGTCTGCCCGCAATCCTATTAATAGCCTATTTTATAATTATCTTTTATGGTTGACCCATGATTAAACATTTCAAGCCTATTCATGGGTCTTCGCCCTCTTAACAGCAGCCTTCTCCAGTATCCTCGCCCATTTGGGCATTCTGGCTGCAATTTCGTCTTCTTCGTTGCGCATAGCTACCAGCTCAATAAAAACCGTTGCCATTGCCGTTTCCAGCAGGCCTTAGTATCCTTACATTGCCCTTTATCGCTGCGCGCTCCCATCGTACAAGCCCTTTTGTCATCAGCTGCTTCAGGTATAATGAAAATGTTCTGGATGCTACCGGCTGCAGCTTCTTGCGCTTGCACCGCTCAAGATAGAGCTGCCATATGGGCCTGGAAAGGATTCCGCTTTCGGCGTTTTCAGCAACGATCTGGTGAATCAGCCTGTGGTGTATAGTGAGGGCGCTCAACACAACGCTTTTCTTTATGGTTTTTGCGCTGACCCATGCCTTATCGAGATGCAGCGGCTTTATTTCAAGACAGTTCTCATTTTGTGCAAAGACTGCTGCGTTCCATAGAGTGCGGATGGCCACCCTGGCATCGCCCCGGGACAGGGCAGAAATCTTTTCAATGACACTATCGTCCCAGGCCTCCGGGAACAGGGACGCCTCTGCCCTCTGCCGCAGGATATGCCTGAGATCTTCTGTCGTATAGTATGGCACTTCAATCAGCTTTGGGTTGAGCCGGGAGCGTATCCTGTCATCAAGCGTGAAGAAACAGTTGCGGCTGGATGAGATGCACACCAGGCTCAGCTTGTTCATGTCGCAGAGGTTATAGAGAATCAGGTTCCTGTCCTTGGGCATCAGCTGGTCGATCTCGTCCAGGACCAGCGTCGCAAAGTTTTTGTCAAGATATCGGGTGAAGCACTCCAGCTTAAACACAGTGCTGATTTTTTCAGCGCCAAGCATTCTTAAGTCTCTCATGATTTTGTCCATTATTGAATGCAGTGAGCAATGCTCCCAGCAGTTTATATACAAAGTGCTGACATTATGCCTCTCGCCCATAAAATTCATGGTGTGCCTTGCCATAAGGGTCTTGCCCGATCCTGAAGGCCCTGTAATCCAGATATGCGTCGGCCTTGTCATCCTGACAAAGGGGATAAGGGCTGATTTGATTTCCGCCAACTGGTTTTCTCGCCGCATAATCGGGGACGGAACAAATGACTCCTTCAGGAAATCCGGCTGAGATATAATCGGTTTGTGTTTTCCATCGCCTGTCATATGTAATTGATTCGTGATTGTTTTTTAAAGGGTTTCCCCTCTTTCATGCTGGTTATACCCTTAATATCAGATGCAAGAGATGCAAGGCATGCTTGATGATAATAAAAGCCTATTGTAATCATAATTTTTTTGATTTAGATGGAAAAAAAGCATTCATTCTTCGACGGCGAGACCTACAGGGGATATAAAATAAGCCTGAAATTAGTACGGGAGGGGATTGACGATTACCAGCCTGCCAGGATTCATTCACCAACGGATGTTTACCAGTTTATGAGCGAAATAAAAAACAACGACAGGGAAAGATTCTATTCCGTCCACCTTGATACAAATCATAGCATTGTAAGCTGCGAGGAGGTCTCATCAGGAACCGTCGAGTGCACAGTCGTCCACCCAAGAGAAGTCTTTAAATCTGCCCTGCTGTGCTCAAGCTGCGGCATCATCCTTGTGCACAACCACCCCAGCGGAACTACCGAACCATCAGAGCAAGACAAGATTTTAACACAGAGGCTTTATGTGTGCGGCGAACTTATGGGCATCCAAGTTTTTGACAGCGTTATCATTGGCCTTGATTCCTATTACAGCTTCTTGGAATCCGGCCTTTTCGAAGATTTCAGGAAAGGAAATCAGCTAGGAGACAGGAAGCGCGGCGATGACAGCCGGTTTTTTAAGAATATTTATTTGGAGATTTAGAAAAAGGGGTCTTCAGGAATTGCTGTTGGCACCTACAACTTCTTACTCTTGAGCGGTTGAATGTATTGCAGATTGTTGATGGAAAGTCTTGACTCTTAAACTTCAAACAAATGTTCCTGCTTTCCACTGATCGATCTCCTTTCTCCGCGAAGGAGAGCTTCAAATCGCTTCTTGCTGAACACAGCCAGCATATCCCCCTTCTTTTGATATGACTGTATGTAATATTTGTTGCCATCGACCGGGTCTTTTTGGGCATATTGTATAGACACTAAAGCGTCCAAGGCTTCCCTAACCCAAGCTTCTTTTGGTATCTTCGGTTGTCGTTCGTCTTGTTGTTCAAACGAAAACTTTTCACACAACATCCTGGTAATCTCCTTGCACTCAACAGTCAGCGATTTGTCCTTCCTTTCGCCATTTCTTTCCTTGAGCTCGTTGAATACATTCATCCAAAGAATATTCATTGTGTATTCGGTTGGAGGCGGCGTATCGTAAA contains:
- a CDS encoding AAA family ATPase, with translation MAEIKSALIPFVRMTRPTHIWITGPSGSGKTLMARHTMNFMGERHNVSTLYINCWEHCSLHSIMDKIMRDLRMLGAEKISTVFKLECFTRYLDKNFATLVLDEIDQLMPKDRNLILYNLCDMNKLSLVCISSSRNCFFTLDDRIRSRLNPKLIEVPYYTTEDLRHILRQRAEASLFPEAWDDSVIEKISALSRGDARVAIRTLWNAAVFAQNENCLEIKPLHLDKAWVSAKTIKKSVVLSALTIHHRLIHQIVAENAESGILSRPIWQLYLERCKRKKLQPVASRTFSLYLKQLMTKGLVRWERAAIKGNVRILRPAGNGNGNGFY
- a CDS encoding JAB domain-containing protein, coding for MEKKHSFFDGETYRGYKISLKLVREGIDDYQPARIHSPTDVYQFMSEIKNNDRERFYSVHLDTNHSIVSCEEVSSGTVECTVVHPREVFKSALLCSSCGIILVHNHPSGTTEPSEQDKILTQRLYVCGELMGIQVFDSVIIGLDSYYSFLESGLFEDFRKGNQLGDRKRGDDSRFFKNIYLEI
- a CDS encoding type I restriction endonuclease subunit R, which gives rise to MTKIITESEVEDAALEILSGLGYKTLYGPDIAPAPDGVKPERSSYSDVVLTERLRSAIERINPKIPEEAREEAVKKVLRVESPELIVNNQHFHRMVVNGVDVEYRNKEGRIVGDKVWLFDFDDVGNNEFVAVNQFTVIEENNNRRPDVVIFVNGLPLAVIELKNPADENATVWTAFSQFETYKKELPSLFRLNSVLVISDGMEARAGTITSNKEWFMLWRTIDGTEIDSETRSKSMEVLLKGMFGKKTFLDLLRHFFVFEKEQNQLLKKMAGYHQYYAVNKAIEATIEASRPKGDRRCGVVWHSQGSGKSLTMVFYTGKLVLALDNPTIVVLTDRNDLDDQLFDTFGRNNELLRQKPVQAETRGALREYLKVASGGVVFTTIQKFLPEVKGDTYPMLSDRRNIVVIADEAHRSQYDFIDGFARHMRDALPKASFIGFTGTPIEKADRSTPAVFGDYIHIYDMEQAVNDGATVRIYYESRLAKLELKPEEKPKIDPEFEEVTEGEEVQKKEKLKSKWARLEAIVGSEKRIKRIAKDIVSHFEERLNVLDGKGMIVCMSRRICVDLHNEIIKLRPQWYKKDDDKGFLKVIMTGSASDPTDWQDHIRNKKRRKDIGERMKNPGDELKLVIVRDMWLTGFDVKNLHTMYIDKPMRSHGLMQAIARVNRVFKDKPGGLIVDYIGIADDLKKALAEYTEGDKKETGVPQEEMVAVMLEKYEIICALLKGMDYKKFFSAGPTEKMSVIASTMDFILKQKDGRERFIKYTVELLKAFALSVPHEEALRIRDDVGFFQALKAQFVKTTITAGKSKEELDSAIKQIISKAVVSDKVIDIFDSLGLKKPDISILSDEFLDEIRGMQHKNLAFELLKKLLNDEIKIRSRKNLVLSKSFAEMLEKAIKKYQNKSIETAKVIEELIKLAKDMREANKRGEKLNLTEAELAFYDALEVNDSAVKVLGDEILRTIARSLANTIRKNVTIDWTLRESAQAQLRVMVKRVLKKYGYPPDKQKKATETVLEQATMIAKDWAEKAA